One genomic region from Streptomyces sp. NBC_00654 encodes:
- a CDS encoding GNAT family N-acetyltransferase produces the protein MTTDTSAAHLPPVVRGGRPQDEDRHHTPFPYAVRVAARGDGAAVGRLADQALEHTEESVRPKVRPGKNLIAHIETRGGVVRTRHGHTICRVAADQQDQVIGMIHVCPPLSWIDDHPMVMRPALGQTVIELGMLAVDPDHRGRGIGGSLLAAVEEDERARGVEVLFTKVAWNNWSSLRWYRRRGFTVAAPGETFLIYTACGETGLIDLNDGHALAYKPMQPGVSIQKHSPTGTSFLYLSSLPADSKNRRLLINQPL, from the coding sequence ATGACCACTGACACGTCCGCCGCCCACCTGCCTCCCGTCGTCCGAGGGGGACGGCCACAGGACGAGGATCGGCACCACACGCCCTTCCCTTATGCAGTCCGAGTCGCTGCTCGTGGTGATGGGGCGGCGGTCGGGCGCTTGGCCGACCAGGCGCTGGAGCACACAGAGGAGTCGGTTCGGCCAAAGGTGCGGCCTGGAAAGAACCTGATCGCGCACATCGAGACGCGTGGCGGGGTCGTCCGCACCCGCCACGGTCACACAATCTGCCGCGTCGCAGCCGACCAGCAGGACCAAGTGATCGGCATGATCCACGTTTGCCCGCCTCTGAGCTGGATCGACGATCACCCCATGGTCATGCGCCCCGCCCTGGGCCAGACCGTCATCGAGTTGGGCATGCTCGCTGTCGATCCCGACCACCGAGGAAGGGGCATCGGCGGATCGTTGCTGGCCGCTGTGGAGGAGGACGAGCGAGCGCGCGGTGTTGAAGTGCTCTTCACGAAGGTGGCCTGGAACAACTGGTCTTCTCTGCGGTGGTATCGGAGGCGCGGGTTCACCGTCGCGGCACCCGGCGAGACGTTCCTTATCTACACCGCCTGCGGCGAGACCGGGCTCATCGACCTGAACGACGGCCACGCCTTGGCCTACAAACCCATGCAGCCGGGCGTGAGCATCCAGAAGCACTCACCGACAGGCACTTCCTTCCTCTACCTGTCGAGCCTTCCTGCGGATTCGAAGAACCGAAGGCTGCTTATCAACCAGCCCCTGTGA
- a CDS encoding helix-turn-helix transcriptional regulator, protein MPVEPTPRRRRLGAELRRIREALGWTQEEAAKRLGYRSFSTVSKIEKGVQGLKIQQLPHFFEVYEINDQDLREELRALARRAGEADWWQQYQGVVDDPLGDYLSLVETASSLFVFNPAAIHGLLQTPEYARAVTEGSRAWKTPENIDGFVSMRQEHQKNMLERDPALRIWAVLPEGLLRQEVGGRPVMRAQIEHLIDLARTAPNITIQVLPHRVGAHAGMDGPFMLMSFPTGRDSVCIESMRASLHLNEPETVEVYRTTSDLLKSDALSQKASLPLLTTIAKDLA, encoded by the coding sequence ATGCCCGTCGAGCCAACCCCGCGACGCCGCCGCCTGGGTGCAGAGCTTCGGCGCATCCGCGAGGCACTTGGATGGACGCAGGAAGAGGCGGCCAAGCGCCTCGGCTACCGCTCCTTCTCGACGGTCAGCAAGATCGAGAAGGGGGTCCAGGGACTCAAGATCCAGCAACTTCCACACTTTTTCGAGGTATATGAGATCAACGACCAGGACCTGCGCGAAGAGCTGCGCGCCCTGGCGCGCCGGGCCGGCGAAGCCGACTGGTGGCAGCAGTACCAGGGAGTTGTCGACGACCCGCTCGGCGACTACCTCTCCCTGGTGGAGACTGCCAGCAGCCTGTTCGTCTTCAACCCCGCAGCCATCCACGGGCTGCTCCAGACCCCGGAGTACGCCAGGGCCGTGACCGAGGGCAGCCGGGCCTGGAAGACGCCAGAGAACATCGACGGCTTCGTGTCCATGCGCCAGGAGCACCAGAAGAACATGCTGGAGCGCGACCCGGCGCTGAGAATCTGGGCAGTCCTTCCCGAAGGGCTCCTGCGTCAGGAAGTCGGCGGCCGACCCGTCATGCGCGCCCAGATAGAGCATCTGATCGACCTCGCCCGCACGGCGCCCAACATCACCATCCAGGTCCTGCCGCACCGGGTCGGCGCGCACGCCGGAATGGACGGACCGTTCATGCTCATGTCCTTCCCGACCGGGCGGGACTCGGTGTGCATCGAGTCCATGCGGGCCTCGCTCCACCTCAACGAGCCGGAAACGGTGGAGGTGTACCGCACCACCAGTGACCTGCTCAAATCCGACGCTCTCTCTCAGAAAGCGTCGCTGCCACTTCTCACCACCATTGCCAAGGACCTTGCATGA
- a CDS encoding transposase, with protein sequence MSLVHQGVLRDAFAEVSHFRSELYACMTARGDALFELCDALLCTDGPVRTLVDLALAPEHRRGHGALYGGLNQGRIDVERLVAAGQWKPGDPEVPVVLDAGYDAPRIAHLLDGLPVEILGRLRSDRVMRRPTPPRVYDPKGGRPTKHGGEFVFGAPASWGTEQAVTTTDTRLYGKATARAWDRLHPRLTRRAAWIGYDGPLPIIEGTVVRLVVEKLPSGGVNKPVWLWWSGTGATEADADRCWQSFLRRFDVEHTFRLFKQTLGWTKPRLSSSEAADRWTWLVIAVHAQLRLARPLATDLRRPWEKPAEPNKLTPARVRRGFRNLHARTGFPAGAPKPSRPGPGRPPGSKNRRPATRHDVGRVLATGEAFSRPTHHKVGTKPRRTG encoded by the coding sequence GTGAGTTTGGTGCATCAGGGTGTCCTGCGGGATGCGTTCGCGGAAGTGTCACACTTCCGGTCGGAGTTGTACGCGTGCATGACCGCGCGGGGCGATGCGTTGTTCGAGTTATGCGACGCGCTGTTGTGCACGGACGGGCCGGTGCGGACGCTGGTCGATCTCGCGCTCGCGCCCGAACACCGTCGTGGTCACGGAGCTCTGTACGGCGGGCTCAACCAGGGGCGGATCGACGTCGAGCGGCTCGTCGCGGCCGGCCAGTGGAAACCGGGCGACCCGGAGGTCCCGGTCGTGCTGGACGCCGGATACGACGCCCCGCGCATCGCCCACCTGCTGGACGGACTGCCTGTCGAGATCCTCGGCCGGCTCCGGTCCGATCGCGTGATGCGACGGCCGACACCGCCGCGGGTCTACGACCCCAAGGGCGGCCGGCCGACCAAGCACGGCGGCGAGTTTGTCTTCGGCGCCCCGGCCTCTTGGGGCACCGAGCAGGCCGTGACGACCACGGACACCCGGCTCTATGGGAAGGCGACCGCGCGAGCCTGGGACCGGCTGCACCCCAGGCTCACCCGCCGGGCGGCCTGGATCGGCTACGACGGCCCGCTGCCCATCATCGAGGGCACCGTCGTCCGCCTGGTCGTGGAGAAGCTGCCCAGCGGCGGGGTGAACAAGCCGGTATGGCTGTGGTGGTCGGGCACCGGCGCCACCGAGGCGGATGCCGACCGCTGCTGGCAGTCGTTCCTGCGTCGCTTCGACGTGGAGCACACGTTTCGTCTGTTCAAGCAGACGCTCGGGTGGACCAAGCCCCGGCTTAGCAGTTCGGAAGCGGCCGACCGGTGGACATGGTTGGTGATCGCTGTTCATGCCCAGCTCCGGCTGGCCCGCCCGCTGGCCACAGACCTGCGGCGGCCCTGGGAGAAGCCGGCTGAGCCGAACAAACTCACACCAGCCCGCGTCCGCAGGGGGTTCAGGAACCTGCACGCGAGGACCGGTTTTCCAGCCGGTGCACCTAAACCGTCCCGACCCGGACCAGGTCGGCCACCGGGTTCGAAGAACCGCCGCCCAGCCACCCGTCATGACGTCGGCAGAGTGCTCGCCACCGGTGAGGCGTTCAGCCGTCCCACCCACCACAAGGTCGGCACGAAACCGCGTCGAACTGGATAA
- a CDS encoding DUF397 domain-containing protein, which yields MNKNELDPAWVESQLRDAQWLTSSASSGGTNCVQVAFLGQGIVALRDSKNPNKAPHLFTDSEYDAFVSGIQNGELRRR from the coding sequence ATGAACAAGAACGAACTCGACCCGGCGTGGGTAGAGTCCCAGCTGCGTGACGCCCAGTGGCTGACCAGCAGCGCCAGCAGCGGCGGCACCAACTGCGTCCAGGTCGCCTTCCTCGGCCAAGGCATCGTGGCCCTGCGTGATTCCAAGAACCCCAACAAGGCCCCGCACCTGTTCACCGACTCCGAATACGACGCCTTCGTCAGCGGCATCCAGAATGGCGAACTCCGCCGCCGCTGA
- a CDS encoding helix-turn-helix domain-containing protein — protein sequence MEFEVRKVRAPQGRKKLHAEREEYFRLVQQGYSNKEASQRVGVHPRTARGWRNGRLLNSGRVEPPVRSQRAAVSVSSGRYLGEQERLDIADRLRERASIRTIAAELGRSPSTVSREIRRNGALWRGTEWTYRPHAAESRAAARRPRPKPGKIGRCPRLRDYIQERLERRWSPEQIAHQLRRDFPDDLEMRVTHETI from the coding sequence ATGGAGTTCGAGGTTCGGAAGGTCCGGGCGCCACAAGGGCGCAAGAAGCTCCACGCTGAGCGGGAGGAATACTTCCGGCTTGTGCAACAGGGCTACAGCAACAAAGAGGCGTCCCAGCGTGTAGGCGTCCACCCGCGGACTGCTCGCGGGTGGCGCAACGGTCGCCTGCTCAACAGCGGCAGAGTCGAGCCGCCCGTTCGTTCGCAACGGGCGGCCGTCTCTGTTTCGTCCGGCCGATACCTCGGCGAGCAAGAGCGCCTAGACATCGCGGACCGGCTACGGGAGAGAGCGTCCATCCGCACGATCGCCGCCGAGCTGGGCCGCAGCCCCTCCACGGTCAGCCGGGAGATACGCCGCAACGGCGCTCTCTGGCGCGGCACCGAGTGGACCTATCGGCCCCACGCCGCCGAGTCTCGCGCGGCTGCCCGCCGACCCCGTCCCAAGCCCGGGAAGATCGGCCGGTGCCCACGGCTGCGGGACTACATTCAGGAGCGTCTGGAACGGCGCTGGAGCCCGGAGCAGATAGCCCACCAGCTCCGCCGGGACTTCCCCGACGACCTGGAGATGCGCGTGACGCACGAGACGATCTGA
- a CDS encoding GNAT family N-acetyltransferase — MQAVPAVRADLPAWLCLASEVEDLFGPMVDDPQFRAAVERNMERGTALCVHAEREVPGGELAGGLLMSAHPPRYEISWLAVGGAWRGRGIGELLVRTALRDLTAGPGTVEVTTFGPDHPGRGARGFYEHLGFAPDLPLSAGGTRQTYRLRLPDL; from the coding sequence ATGCAGGCCGTTCCTGCCGTCCGGGCCGATCTCCCCGCATGGCTCTGCCTCGCGAGCGAGGTCGAGGACCTTTTCGGCCCCATGGTCGACGATCCGCAGTTTCGGGCAGCCGTGGAGCGCAACATGGAGCGGGGAACCGCCTTGTGCGTACACGCCGAGCGGGAGGTGCCCGGTGGTGAGCTCGCCGGCGGACTGCTGATGTCGGCCCATCCCCCGCGGTACGAGATCAGCTGGCTGGCGGTCGGCGGCGCCTGGCGCGGCCGGGGGATCGGCGAACTCCTGGTCCGCACCGCCCTGCGCGACCTCACCGCCGGCCCGGGCACGGTCGAGGTGACGACGTTCGGGCCGGATCACCCAGGCCGGGGCGCCCGGGGCTTCTACGAACACCTCGGCTTCGCACCGGACTTGCCCTTGTCGGCGGGCGGCACGCGCCAGACCTACCGGCTCCGGCTGCCGGACCTGTGA
- a CDS encoding LamG domain-containing protein: MPAAARGVASESGSAEARASAEAVEAGERVEVVEQRTERETVFANPDGTTFTLDKSISPVRVAAPDGGWRSPDATLVKKSDGSVGPKAAAVDLSFSPGGSGAGLVTIAEGTQSVSLGWPGALPAPRLEGERAVYEDVLPDVNLILTATVEGFRQVLEVKTPEAAANPALASIEYRLGAENLTVRAGAGGGVEALDGNGQTVFRSPAAQMWNSAGANTNPQTARQSLYLAESADAGAAEPVPAGPREEGDPLAGPGAGDESSVLDLAVAEDSVTVMPDADLVAATGAADFPLYIDPSVELNEDERTVLSSDGDVFWNFSGGENGMSVGKCGSAVIGGVSYYCGNGYVNRMYFEFAPGKLKGKHVLDATFRVTETWSFSCDERWVDLERTNNISSSSKWPGPKKLDQMGDRKVSAGRGSNCTPPQPRAPIEFHDYAPEPDENLTPTVRSFAEGKISRLTLMLMAKDESDTIAWKRFDDDAVLSVTYVGRPAKPSAIGLVTGTTPVCKTVESAPAIATDPTPALTATGQTEAGGESGAALRVVMALDKKTGSTWTKAIGDILAPSSPVGDNVKVTASPSADLEQNTLYRYRSWTRSYYGSEHLAGPSNGSTTGWCYFKVDSQAPNPPTITFKPGNPYSPCTANDCVPGGKPGQAGTFTLGPAPGDVNTAYRYKLSTDTAWSSYLPGATVDINPAPPTSGTIVLEAEAKDNYGPGAGNTVDFVVKEGEGPVGRWNFSEDTGPAIDSSTTDPSLQDNAALTGGASRTDQGRRGEVTVTPATDTEPAVKTTDKGLRLDGTTGYAATTGPVIDTRASYTAAAWVRLDDSRNANATVLSQDGTNRSPFLLGYEYTTKLWSFREASADVPAGTPWTYQRVASKTPATPKVWTHLAGVFDATAGTISLYVNGELQGTTPFTAPWAANGPLQIGRVHWSGTHTDYFPGVIDEPAVWQVALTKEQIAQESRLIDAHGKPSAELVASWNPAGAQGMSLSDTVSGYKPSLALSAGASLTGDELVLNGTTGAATTPGPVVDDSGSFTVTTEAVVDGAKVLEKPDHYKAQILGQRTATGSSWSLWFEKTGSRQEPEYDENGDPVVDGDGLPVTKPVAVGRWNFGRLTADGTGVSVESKDEAVLDTETRLTGVYNAQDRTIQLYVTTDRQISDGMPYTAQVGSGEFSVGKGYLGAWGNYLPGRLTDIRLWSGALTDGTQVGEIVGT; the protein is encoded by the coding sequence GTGCCCGCGGCCGCTCGGGGAGTTGCCTCGGAGTCCGGGTCGGCGGAGGCCCGGGCCTCCGCCGAGGCGGTGGAGGCCGGTGAACGTGTCGAGGTTGTGGAGCAGCGCACCGAGCGGGAGACGGTGTTCGCGAATCCGGACGGGACGACCTTCACGTTGGACAAGTCGATCAGCCCGGTGCGGGTCGCCGCGCCGGATGGCGGGTGGAGGAGTCCGGACGCCACTCTCGTGAAGAAATCCGACGGGTCGGTCGGTCCGAAGGCCGCTGCGGTGGATCTGTCGTTCTCGCCCGGGGGCAGTGGGGCGGGGCTGGTCACGATCGCCGAGGGAACGCAGTCGGTGTCTTTGGGCTGGCCGGGCGCGCTGCCCGCTCCCCGTCTGGAGGGCGAGCGTGCCGTCTACGAGGATGTGCTGCCGGATGTGAATCTGATCCTGACCGCGACGGTGGAGGGCTTCCGCCAGGTGTTGGAGGTCAAGACTCCGGAAGCGGCCGCGAACCCTGCCCTGGCGAGCATCGAGTACCGGCTGGGAGCCGAGAACCTCACGGTGAGGGCCGGCGCCGGCGGGGGAGTGGAGGCTCTCGACGGCAACGGGCAGACCGTGTTCCGCTCACCGGCCGCGCAGATGTGGAACTCCGCCGGCGCGAACACCAACCCTCAGACAGCTCGGCAGTCGCTGTATCTCGCCGAGTCCGCGGACGCCGGTGCCGCCGAACCGGTGCCGGCAGGCCCGCGTGAGGAAGGTGATCCGCTGGCCGGTCCCGGAGCGGGGGACGAGTCCTCGGTCCTGGACCTCGCGGTCGCGGAGGACTCGGTGACGGTCATGCCCGACGCGGACCTCGTGGCGGCAACCGGTGCGGCGGACTTCCCGCTCTACATCGATCCGTCGGTCGAGCTGAACGAGGACGAGCGCACCGTGCTGTCTTCGGACGGCGATGTGTTCTGGAACTTCTCCGGCGGCGAGAACGGCATGAGCGTCGGCAAGTGCGGCTCCGCCGTCATCGGCGGGGTCTCGTACTACTGCGGCAACGGCTATGTGAACCGCATGTACTTCGAGTTCGCCCCGGGGAAACTGAAGGGCAAGCACGTCCTGGACGCGACGTTCAGGGTGACGGAGACCTGGTCGTTCTCCTGTGACGAGCGCTGGGTCGATCTTGAGCGGACGAACAACATCTCCTCGTCCTCGAAGTGGCCGGGCCCGAAGAAGCTGGACCAGATGGGTGACCGCAAGGTGTCGGCAGGCCGCGGCAGCAACTGCACACCCCCTCAGCCCCGTGCCCCCATCGAGTTCCACGACTACGCGCCGGAACCGGACGAGAACCTGACACCCACCGTCCGCAGTTTCGCGGAGGGGAAGATCTCCCGCCTGACGCTGATGCTGATGGCCAAGGACGAGTCGGACACCATCGCGTGGAAGCGGTTCGATGACGATGCGGTTCTGAGCGTCACCTACGTCGGCAGGCCGGCCAAGCCCAGCGCCATCGGTCTCGTCACCGGAACCACCCCGGTGTGCAAGACCGTCGAGTCCGCCCCGGCGATCGCCACCGACCCCACCCCGGCCCTGACCGCAACCGGGCAGACCGAAGCGGGCGGTGAATCGGGAGCCGCACTGCGGGTCGTCATGGCACTGGACAAGAAGACAGGATCCACATGGACGAAGGCCATCGGTGACATCCTGGCCCCGTCCAGCCCGGTGGGTGACAACGTCAAGGTCACCGCGTCACCCAGCGCGGACCTGGAGCAGAACACCCTCTACCGATACCGTTCCTGGACCCGGTCGTACTACGGCAGCGAGCACCTGGCGGGGCCGTCGAACGGCTCCACGACGGGCTGGTGCTACTTCAAGGTCGACAGCCAGGCCCCGAACCCTCCGACCATCACCTTCAAGCCCGGCAACCCGTACTCACCGTGCACCGCGAACGACTGCGTCCCCGGAGGGAAGCCCGGCCAGGCAGGAACGTTCACCCTCGGCCCCGCGCCCGGTGACGTCAACACCGCCTACCGGTACAAGCTCTCCACGGACACGGCCTGGTCCAGCTACCTGCCCGGGGCGACGGTGGACATCAACCCGGCACCGCCCACGTCCGGCACCATCGTCCTGGAAGCCGAAGCGAAGGACAACTACGGCCCCGGCGCCGGCAACACGGTCGACTTCGTCGTCAAGGAAGGCGAAGGACCGGTCGGCCGCTGGAACTTCAGCGAGGACACCGGACCGGCCATCGACTCCTCCACCACCGACCCCAGCCTGCAGGACAACGCGGCACTGACCGGGGGAGCCTCCCGGACCGACCAGGGGCGCCGCGGCGAGGTCACCGTCACCCCGGCCACAGACACCGAACCAGCGGTCAAGACCACCGACAAGGGCCTCCGACTGGACGGCACCACCGGCTACGCAGCCACCACCGGGCCGGTCATCGACACCCGGGCTTCCTACACAGCGGCCGCATGGGTCCGCCTGGACGATTCCCGCAACGCCAATGCCACCGTCCTGAGCCAGGACGGCACCAACCGCAGTCCATTCCTGCTCGGCTACGAGTACACCACCAAGCTGTGGTCCTTCCGCGAGGCCAGCGCCGACGTCCCCGCAGGCACCCCGTGGACCTACCAGCGAGTGGCCTCCAAAACCCCTGCCACGCCAAAGGTATGGACCCACCTGGCCGGAGTCTTCGACGCGACGGCCGGCACCATCAGCCTCTACGTCAACGGCGAACTGCAGGGCACGACACCGTTCACCGCACCCTGGGCCGCGAACGGGCCGCTCCAGATCGGACGTGTCCACTGGTCCGGGACACACACCGACTACTTCCCCGGCGTCATCGACGAGCCGGCGGTGTGGCAGGTCGCGCTGACCAAGGAACAGATCGCGCAGGAAAGCCGGCTGATCGACGCCCACGGAAAGCCCTCCGCGGAGCTCGTCGCCTCATGGAATCCCGCAGGTGCTCAGGGCATGTCACTCAGTGACACGGTCTCGGGCTACAAGCCGTCCCTCGCCCTCTCCGCGGGAGCTTCCCTGACCGGTGACGAACTTGTCCTGAACGGCACCACGGGCGCCGCGACCACACCGGGGCCGGTGGTGGACGACTCCGGCTCGTTCACAGTGACGACAGAGGCGGTCGTCGACGGGGCCAAGGTCCTGGAGAAGCCGGACCACTACAAAGCGCAGATCCTCGGACAGCGGACCGCGACGGGATCGTCCTGGAGCCTGTGGTTCGAGAAGACCGGAAGCCGGCAGGAACCCGAGTACGACGAGAACGGCGACCCGGTCGTCGACGGGGACGGTCTCCCCGTGACGAAGCCCGTCGCGGTGGGCCGCTGGAACTTCGGCCGCCTCACCGCGGACGGCACCGGAGTATCTGTCGAGAGCAAGGACGAAGCCGTCCTGGACACCGAGACCCGCCTTACCGGTGTCTACAACGCCCAGGACAGAACGATCCAGCTCTACGTCACCACGGACCGTCAGATCAGCGACGGCATGCCGTACACCGCCCAGGTCGGCAGTGGCGAGTTCTCCGTCGGCAAGGGATACCTCGGGGCCTGGGGCAACTACCTGCCCGGCCGGCTCACCGACATCCGGCTCTGGTCCGGAGCACTGACAGACGGCACACAGGTCGGCGAAATCGTCGGCACCTGA
- a CDS encoding ATP-binding protein: MVISPVRQNHMVLPEISPDSMEPVREIVRILLRMWRKSDLSFVAELGVTELLTNVWKHTPGGCELLIRETPDGVLVGVTDFDDALPAVKQPTEDAECGRGLFLLAELTEELHTQPLLTGKQVWFRLGHNLPDGEKGEGHC; encoded by the coding sequence ATGGTGATCAGCCCGGTACGGCAGAACCACATGGTGCTGCCGGAGATCAGCCCGGACTCGATGGAGCCCGTGCGCGAGATCGTACGGATCCTCCTGCGGATGTGGCGCAAGAGTGACCTGAGCTTCGTGGCCGAGCTCGGTGTCACCGAGCTTCTGACGAACGTATGGAAGCACACACCGGGCGGCTGCGAACTCCTGATCCGCGAGACGCCCGACGGCGTCCTGGTCGGTGTCACCGACTTCGACGACGCGCTCCCCGCGGTGAAGCAGCCCACGGAAGACGCCGAGTGCGGCCGGGGCCTGTTCCTGCTGGCCGAGCTCACCGAGGAGCTACATACCCAGCCGCTGCTCACCGGGAAGCAGGTGTGGTTCCGCCTCGGCCACAACCTCCCCGACGGTGAAAAAGGAGAGGGCCATTGCTGA
- the murJ gene encoding murein biosynthesis integral membrane protein MurJ, translated as MVEGANSAAQTMPQEQQTRGRHAARRKKDKGGLARSSLLMAVGTVVSRATGLIRQVLQAAALGTGLLASTYNTANTVPTSLYTLLIGGALNAVLVPQLVRARATQPDGGRAYEQRLVTLVVCVLGVGTALAVWAAPQIVGLYMRDTPDSHEAFELTVTFARFLLPQIFFYGLFSIYGQVLNAREKFGAMMWTPVLNNVVLVGMFAAYLGLMTVPGRVEDITADQVQLLGIGTTAGIAVQALALIPFARAAGFRFRPRFDWRGSGLGRSVHAAKWTLLFVLANQVSLTVVTNYANAADQELPQAGAGYSAYTYAQTIWMLPQSIVTVSLVTALLPRMSRAVAEGRIPDLRADLSRVLRISGVVIVPAAFLFLALGPQIASLLFAHGAADADSVRPLGYMLQAFGLGLIPFSAQYLLLRGFYAFEDTRTPFFMAAWIAGVNIALATACHLLLPARWAVVGMAGAYTLSYVAGLALTAHLLRRRLGGRIDDGGLGRTYVKLFCAAGPAAGLGWAAARACAGMGSGTWPTAVALATGALATAVGYLLLARLMKVNELRRLPGMR; from the coding sequence ATGGTGGAGGGGGCGAACTCCGCGGCGCAGACCATGCCGCAGGAGCAGCAGACAAGGGGGCGGCATGCCGCCCGGCGGAAGAAGGACAAGGGCGGGCTGGCTCGTTCGTCCTTGTTGATGGCTGTTGGCACGGTGGTGTCACGGGCGACGGGACTGATCCGCCAAGTGCTGCAGGCCGCAGCGCTGGGTACGGGCTTGCTGGCCAGTACGTACAACACGGCGAACACCGTGCCGACGAGCCTGTACACGCTGCTGATCGGTGGCGCGCTCAACGCCGTGCTGGTGCCGCAGCTGGTCCGAGCCAGGGCAACGCAGCCTGATGGCGGACGCGCTTACGAGCAGCGTCTGGTCACGCTCGTGGTCTGTGTACTGGGTGTGGGGACGGCGCTGGCGGTGTGGGCGGCGCCGCAGATCGTGGGCCTGTACATGCGGGACACCCCGGACAGTCATGAGGCGTTCGAGCTCACGGTGACGTTCGCGCGGTTCCTGTTGCCGCAGATCTTCTTCTACGGGCTCTTCAGCATCTACGGGCAGGTGCTGAACGCGCGTGAGAAGTTCGGCGCGATGATGTGGACCCCAGTGCTGAACAATGTGGTGCTGGTTGGCATGTTCGCCGCCTATCTGGGGCTGATGACGGTTCCCGGCCGGGTGGAGGACATCACCGCCGACCAGGTGCAGTTGCTGGGGATCGGGACGACGGCAGGTATCGCCGTGCAGGCCTTGGCGCTGATCCCGTTCGCGCGCGCGGCCGGGTTCCGGTTCCGCCCGCGGTTCGACTGGCGGGGCTCCGGCTTGGGCAGGAGTGTCCACGCGGCAAAGTGGACGCTGCTGTTCGTCCTGGCCAACCAGGTCTCCCTTACGGTGGTCACGAACTACGCCAACGCCGCTGACCAGGAACTGCCGCAGGCCGGCGCGGGCTACTCGGCCTACACGTACGCGCAGACCATCTGGATGCTGCCGCAGTCGATCGTGACGGTGTCCCTGGTGACGGCGTTGCTGCCGCGGATGAGCCGGGCTGTCGCTGAGGGGCGTATCCCGGATCTACGCGCGGACCTGTCCCGGGTGCTGCGGATCAGCGGCGTGGTCATTGTGCCCGCTGCGTTCCTCTTCCTCGCTCTGGGGCCGCAGATCGCCTCGCTGTTGTTCGCCCACGGGGCGGCGGATGCCGATTCGGTGCGACCGCTGGGGTACATGCTGCAGGCGTTCGGCCTCGGGCTCATCCCGTTCTCTGCCCAGTACCTTCTGCTGCGCGGCTTCTACGCGTTCGAGGACACGCGCACTCCGTTCTTCATGGCGGCTTGGATCGCGGGCGTGAACATCGCCCTGGCCACCGCCTGTCATCTACTCCTGCCCGCCCGCTGGGCGGTCGTCGGCATGGCCGGCGCCTACACCCTCTCCTACGTGGCCGGTCTCGCACTCACCGCGCATCTGCTGCGCAGGAGGCTTGGGGGTCGCATCGACGACGGCGGCCTGGGCCGCACCTACGTGAAGCTGTTCTGCGCTGCGGGCCCGGCTGCTGGGCTGGGCTGGGCTGCAGCGCGTGCGTGTGCGGGCATGGGAAGTGGAACGTGGCCCACGGCCGTCGCACTGGCTACCGGGGCGCTGGCAACAGCCGTGGGATACCTCCTTCTCGCGCGGCTGATGAAGGTCAACGAGTTGCGTCGTCTGCCCGGGATGCGCTGA